From the genome of Pseudoxanthomonas sp.:
GCCTAGGGATGGTCTGAACAATTGCCGTCATGATCAGCAAATGCCGGGGTGTTCAGACCTTCCTTGGCAATGCATTCAAGGGAAAGCCGTTTCGCGGCTCGGCTTGACCCAGATACACAGCCGCATTGGAAATGAACCGGAGGTCTTATCATGATGCTCGACTGGCAGTCATATCGTGGGCAACTTGCGCAGCGGATCGGGGAAATCGGCCATCTGAGCCCAGACACGATCCGCGGCTATCGTGGCCTTAGCCAGGCTGGTGAAAAAGCCAATCTGCTCGGCGCGAAGACCCGCGAACTGATCGCGCTCGCCGTTGGTGTCACAAGGCAATGCGATGGATGTATTGCGGTCCATACCGCCGCGGCGATCAAGGCGGGTGCAACACAGGAAGAGATTGCAGAGGCGCTCGGCGTTGCCATCGCCGTCAATGCCGGTGCTGCCCTGGTTTATTCGTCGCGGGTCATGGATGCCTTGGCCACCACGGATGCGGCTTAGGCATCTGTTCTAACGGGGCCGGCTTCGCGGTTCGACCCGGACGGGCCGCGATCTTCGATGATTTCGTCAACCCGATCCATTCGCAGCGGGTCAGTTCAACTCAGGCGTCAGCTGTCGTGAACACATTATTCAACTGTTTGACGGTTGTGCTTCTGACCCTTTCCGGAGTCGCGGGTTGTTCCAAAGAGAGGCAACCTGTGCCGAATCAAACGCCGGGATCGGGCGTTGGTGACCAGAAGACGGAAAGCGAAGGGCCCAGCAAGGACATTTTCAGAATTTACGACGAATTCGTCGCTGCGCAGACCGTTGCTGGTGAATGTGAAGTTCATGAGCCGGGACTTGAAGAACAGCACAGGAAAAATTTCCTCTCCGTAAGTCGCGCGGTGAGAAGGGAGTTAACCGGAAAGCATGGGAAGCCTGAAAGTACGCTCGACGAATTTCTCCGTGGGCATGATGCGGTGGTTCGTACCAGAACTTTGGAGATGCTCAGATCCCACCCGTGCGACAGTGCGGACGCGCGGGTCGTCATCGAGCGTTACAGGGCGCAATCCCAGTGGAAAGTGCCTGCTGGCCGGTGACAGTTCGTCGCGGCGGGTACCGTTTCATCGCTGATCCGCACCGTACGAGTTCCGGCCCGGGACTCGCCACCGATTGCACCGGACGCCGCGCTCCTGCACAGTGCGCGGCCCCTTTCGCGCAGTGGCGTTTTCCCTCATGAAGCTCGGCATCGATTTCGGCACCAGCAACTCGGCCGCGGCAGCGGTGGTGGACGGGGCGATCGTGCCGGTGCAGTTCGGGGCGGACGCGCAGTTCAAGACCTCGGTGTACTTCCCCGAAGTCATGCGCGAGCCGGAGGATTTCACGCTGACCTCGGCGCAGGAATACCAGCTGGACCAGCTGATCGATGCCGGCCGCCGCGATGCACAGCTGTCCGGCCACGCCCGCACCGAAGAGGCGCTGCGTGCTGCGGCGCTGCGCGTGGTGCGCCGGGAGTGGATGGAGGCGCAGATGCGCGAGCCGCGCAGTTCGGCGGCGCTGCTGCAGAACGCGGTCTACGGCGAGGACGCACTGGATGCGTATTTCGCCGAGGGCGAGGGCAACCTGGTGCAGAGCCCCAAGTCGATGCTGGGTTACGACCTGCACCCGCGCGCCAAGCAGACCATCACCGGCATCGCCACCCACATCCTGGAACACATCCGCCTGACCGCGCAGCGCCAGCTGGGCCAGCCGGTGCGCGCGGCCACGCTGGGCCGGCCGGTGCAGTTCCGCAGCTCGATGGGCGATGCCGGCAACGTGCAGGCGCTGGACATCCTGCACGCCGCGGCGCTGGCGGCGGGCTTCGATGCGGTGGATTTCCTGGAAGAGCCGTCCGCGGCCGCCATGCGCCACCACGCCGCCAGCGACGCGCGGCATGAGGTGGTGGTGGTGGACATCGGCGGCGGTACCACCGACGTGGCCCATGCCGATGTCGGCGGGGACGAAGCGCCCCGCGTGCGCAGGGCCTGGGGTATCGCGCGCGGCGGCACGGACATCGACCTGGCGCTGAGCCTGGCCGGCTTCATGCCACTGTTCGGCCGCGGCCAGACCCGCGTGCCCAATCACCACTACACCGATGCGGCGACCGTGCACGACCTGGCCCGCCAGCGCGACTTCGCCCGCGTGCGCTTTGGCGACAAGGTGCCGCAGCCATTCCGCAACCGCCTGCACGCGCTGCAGGAAACCAGCAACACCGCGCGCCTGTCGCGCAATGTCGAACGCAGCAAGATCGCGCTGAGCGCGACGGCCACGCATGTCGCCGATCTGGGCTACATCGAGCCGGGCCTACGCGCGGAGCTGCAGGCGGAAGGCCTGGCCACGGCTGCGGGCGGTTTCCTGGGTGAAATGACCGTGCTGCTGGACCAGGTGGCGGCCGATATCGGCCACGATCCGGAAGCGGTGTTCCTGACCGGTGGCATGTCGCGCGCGCCGTATGTGCGCGAGGCGGTGGCGGCAGCCTTCCCGCGTTCGCGCATGGTCCATGGCGACCCGTCCTTCGGTGTCGTGCAGGGCCTGGCGCTGGCGGCTGCACGCGGCAACTGAGGCCACTGCGCCGCGTTGCCGGCGCGCATCGATAACGGTGCTGTCGTCGGGAAGACCCAGCGCGAGGCACCTGTCGCGCGGAGCCTGCTGCGCTGCGCTCCGGTCGGTAGGGAAAGCCCCAGCCGAGCAAGCTCGGCGCTACAAGTCGGTGCCTACGGCGACCAGGTGAAGGTCGCCAGGCTCTTGCCTGGCAGCGTGTAGCGGAACGTGGCGTCGCCTTCGCGCACCGAGAACGTGCGCGGCAGCGGTGCCGAGTTGGTCACCACCAGCACCCGGCCGCCATCGGGATTGATGAAAGCCACGTTGTCCACGCCGTCGACTTCATCGCTTGAGCCCACGCGATGCGCCCCCGGCGGCACGAAGCGGCTGGCGTGGGCCAATGCGTAGTACTCGTCGGTGCGGGTGATCGTGCCGGTGCGCGTATCGATGTCGACCACGCCGCGGCAGGTGTCGCAACCACCGGTGTGCGGGCCGCCGTCCTGGTCCAGCGCCAGGTTCCAGAACAGCACGCCGCGTGCGTCATGGCGCACCGATTCGATGATCAGGCGTCGCGCCTGCAGGGTCAGGCCGCCGCTGATCAGCGGTTCCCAGGCGCCGCCCGAGCATTCGGTCATGTAGACGTCCTTGTCCGGAAAGGCGGCATGCACCGGCGACTGCGCATCCGGCGTGCCTTCGTAGCAGTGCCAGGCCACGGCGTTGACGTAGCGGCTGGCCTTGGGATCGTTGAGCACGCCCAGCGGTTCGTGCGGCTTGCTCCAGTTGTGGTCCCAGTCGAACAGCAGCGGCGCTGCTGCACCACGCGCGGCCAGCAATGGGCCGAGGTGTTCGCCGATGAAGCGGGCGCGCGCCGGCGCGTTGAAGCGCATGCCCGGATAGCTGGCCGGCTCGAAGTCCGGTTCGTTCTGCACGGTCAGCGCCCAGATCGGGATGCCTTCTTCGGCATACGCATCGACGTACTTGAGCAGGTAGCGGGCGAAGGCGTCATACGCCGCAGGGTCCAGCGTGCCCTGGATCAGGTTGCGGTTGGATTTCATCCACGCCGGGGCGCTCCATGGCGAGGCCATGACTTTCAGGTCCGGATTGATCGCCAGCGCCGCGCGCGTCACCGGCACCACGTCGGCCAGGTTGGGCGCGATGGAAAAGTGCGCCAGCTGCGGATCGGGCGCGTTGCCGGGGCTGTCATCCAGCGAATAGTGGCTGCGCGAGAAGTCCGAGGCACCGATGGTCAGCCGCGCGAAACTCAGGCCAATGCCGTCGCCCTGGCGACCGAACAGCTCCTGCAACAGGTTGGCGCGTGCTTCGGGCTGCAAGTTCTGGATCAGGAGTGCCGACGCGTCGGTGATCGAGGCGCCGAACCCGACCATCGCCTGCCGCTGGTCCAGCGGAGCGATGTCGATGGCGAGCGGCAGGTCCTGGCCGTTGCCGAAGGTGGCCGGTGCCATCGGCGCCAGCGCGTACTGGTGGTTGTTGGTGGTCAGCCAGACCTGGGCCTGGCGCGCCGGTGCTGCTGCTGACACGCTCGCCACACTCAGCGTCAGTAGAGCGAACAGGCAGCGGACAGATGGGGCGCGTGCGGGACAGGGCATGGACATAAAGCCAGTCAAAAACGGACTGCAACCCTGCCGCAGACCTGCGCCAGGCGCATGCTGCGGCGCCGCATAGGCACGAGACGCGACCGCGCTTAACGTCGGTTTTACGTGGAATCGTTTTTTCACTGGAGTGAAACGATTGACACACTCTGACACCAGATCGTATGACAGCGCTGTCAGACCGCCCTGGGAGGGCTACAACATGGCTTCATCTTCCGCATGGGGGCAGCGCGCCTCCACGTTGCGTGCGCCCGTCGCACGCCGTCTCGTTTCTGCCTGCTGCCTGGCGCTGCTGTCCATGCAGGCCCAGGCCCAGCAACAGTCCGAGGCCCCCGCCTCGGCCACCGACAGCATCGCCCAGCAAGACGCCAAGACCCTGGACAGCGTCAAGGTCACCGGCATCCGCGCGGCCATCGCCAATGCGGTGGAGAAGAAGAACGAGGCGACCTCGATCGTCGAGACCATCTCGGCCGAGGACATCGGCAAGCTGCCCGATGTGTCGATCGCCGACTCGATCTCGCGACTGCCGGGCCTGGCCACCCAACGCGTGGACGGCCGCTCGCAGGTGATCAACATCCGCGGCATGTCCGAGCAGTTCGCTGGCACGCTGCTAAACGGCCGCGAACAGGTCAGCACCGGCGACAGCCGTGGCGTGGAATTCGACCAGTATCCGTCCGAGCTCATCAACGCGGTCACCGTCTACAAGACCCCGGATGCGGCGCTGATCGGCCAAGGCCTGTCGGGCACAGTCGACCTGCAGACCATCCGTCCGCTGGACCTCAGCGAGCGCCGTGTGGTGTTCGGTGGCCAGGGCGAATACAACTCGCTGGGCAATGTCAGTGCCGACGGCAAGGACAAAGGCTACCGCGCCAGCGCGTCGTACGTGGACCAGTTTGCCGATGACACCATCGGCGTGGCGCTGGGTGTGGCGCGGTTGAACTCGCCGTTCCAGGAGCAGCACTACAAATCGTGGTGGTGGGCCGATCTGGACCGCGTGGACTGGGATGGCCCGTACCAGACCGGCCGTCCGCTTAACGCCATCGCCTTGCAAGGTGACGAGGCTTGGGTGAAGTCGCGCGACCTGCAGCGCGATGGCGTGATGGGCGTGTTCGAGTTCAAGCCCAACGACCGCTTCCACAGCATCCTGGACCTGTACTACTCCAAGTTCGACCAGGACGAGACCACCCATGGCCTGATGTGGAGCAACGATTCGTCGTTCGTGGGCGATGCCGGCGGGGTGACCTACAGCAACGCCCAGACTACTGACGTCAACGGCTATCCGGTGGTCACCAGCGGCACCCTCAACGGCGTGCAGCCGGTCGTGCGCAACGACAGCAACCGGCGCCAGGACAAGCTGTTCTCGGTGGGCTGGAACAACGAATTCAAGGTGACCGAATCGGGGGCGCTGACCGCCGACCTGAGCTACTCGCGGGCCAAGCGCGACCAGTCCGCGCTGGAACTTTACGCCGGCCGCCTGGGGCCGCAGAGCGTGGACTTCAATATCAAGACCACCCCGGGCTATTCGCAATTCGGCTTGCCGGATATGGCCGATCCCGACGCGGTCTACCTGTGGGATCCGCAGCTGTACAACCACGATGGTCGCCTAGAGATCTCCGAGCAGAAGGACACCATCAAGGCCGGACGCCTGAACTGGACCCAGCAGCTGGACAACGCAGTGATCCGCAGCGTTGATATCGGCGCCAACTTCAACAAGCGCACCAAAGAGAAGGTTGCCGACGTGTACTTCGCCTTCCTGCCGGGCGAAGATCGCACCCCGACCCTGGTCGATCCGTCGCTGCTGTATTCGCCGACCTCGCTGGGTTTCGTTGGCATGGGCGACATCCTGAGCTTCAACCCGCGCGCACTGCTCAACCAGTACTACGACGTCACCCTGAGCGAGAGCAACGACGACCTGCGCAAGGACTTCATCGTCGAAGAGAAGGTCAATACCTTCTACGTGCGCGCCAACATCGACATGGACCTGACCGACACCATCCGCGTGCGCGGCAACGCCGGCATGCAGTACATCACTTCCGACCAGTCCTCGACCGGCTTCAACGCCGCCAATAATTCGGTGCTGGGCTCGCAGACCCTGGGCAAGCAGTACAGCGACTTCCTGCCCAGCGTGAACCTGATCTTCGACTTCGGCGAAGGCTGGCTGATCCGTGCGGCTGCGGCCAAGACCCTGATGCGTCCGCCGATCAATTACCTCAGCGCCGATTCCAGCGCTGGAGTGGCAACCACCGGAGCCGAGATGGGCCTGTGGTCCGGCAGCGGCGGCAATCCGTTGCTTGAACCGTACCGGGCGATGGCCTTCGACCTGTCGTTCGAGAAGTACTTCGGCGAGGGCAGCTATGTCGGCCTGGCGCTGTTCCGCAAGAACCTGCAGACCTATATCTACCGCCAGAACCTGGAATGGGATTTCAGTGGCTATACGCCTGATCCAGACGCGCCGACCCCGATCTCCAACATCGGCACCTTCACCACCTGGGCCAACGGCAAGGGCGGCTACATGCGCGGCGCCGAGCTGTCCACGGCGCTGGCTGGCAACCTGATCAGTGATGCGCTGGATGGCTTCGGTGCCCAGGTCAACGTGTCCTACACAGAGTCGTCGATCGACCCCGATCCCAACGACGACTCGGCCGGCACCGACACCATTCCAGGCCTGTCCAAGATCGTGGCCAACGCCACCCTGTACTACGAAAAACACGGCCTCGGCGCGCGGGTGAGTCAACGCTACCGCGATGGCTACCGCGGTGAGTACAGCGCCTTGTTCGGCCAGCGCCAGTACCGCAACACGCTGAGCGAGCGCACCACCGATCTACAGCTGAGCTATGCCTTTGCCGACACCAGTCGATTGAAGGGCCTGTCGCTGCTGTTCCAGGTCAACAACCTCACCGACGAACCATTCCGTACCGAAGTCAGCGAAAGCACCGGCACCGGCCTGTTCTTCCCCGAGGAGTACACGCAGTACGGCCGCCAGTACATGCTTGGCTTCCGCTACGAGCTGTAAGCAGACCGCATGACCACCGCCGGCGCCTGGTGTGTCGGCGGTGTTGCAGCGAGCCGGGCGCGTGTTCGTGATCGGCGAAAGATTCGCCAGTGATGCGCGAGGCGCATCGCGCAATGCGCAAACGGCATTGGGCCACAGCGGGATTCACATCAAGAATGCAGGCCTGCCGCGTTAATCGCGGCGGGCTTCTTGTCGTGCTGCCGGTCGGTACCAGGATCAAGAGCTCCCCAGCCAACTCTCCACCAGGGAGGAGTCAGCCATGTCCGCCTCGGACGATGATGCAACCTCGGTGTCGCCTTCACGACGCCGCTTCTTCCAGGGTCTGACCCTGATTCCCTTTGCCGCCGCGCTGCCAGGTTGCAGCGATGACAAGAACGGCTCAACGGCAAACGCGGCGACGGCGCGTTCCAGGCCGGAAGACTTCAAGCCCAGTTTCTTCAGCGCCGCGGAGTTCGCCTTCGTGGTGGCGGCTTGCGACCGCCTGATCCCGCACGATGAGGTTGGCCCCGGTGCGGTGGAGTCGGGCGTGCCAGAGTTCCTGGACAAGCACATGCAGACGCCTTACGCCAATGGCGCGATCTGGTACATGCAGGGGCCGTTCGTCGAAGCCGCCAAGGAGTTCGGCTACCAGGGCAAGCTGCCGTTGCGCGATCTGCTGCGCGTGGGCATTGCGGCGATGGACGCGCACTGCAGGCAGGCCTTCGACGGCAAGACCTTCTCCGGGCTGGAAACCGCGCAGCAGGAAGCGCTGCTGAAGGATGCCGAGGCCGGCAAGCTGGAGCTGGAAGGCATTTCTTCCAAGACCTTCTTCTCTTACTTCCTGGGCGAGGTGAAGAACGGCTACTTCGCCGACCCGGTCCATGGCGGCAACAAGGACATGGGCGCGTGGAAGATGATCGGTTACCCCGGCATGCGTGCCGATTACATGGACTGGGTCGAGGTGCGTGACAAGCCGTATCCGCTCGGGCCCGTCGATCTGGCCGGCAGGAGGGGCTGAGCATGGCGAACACCAAACCGAAAGTGGATGTGATCGTGGTCGGACTGGGCTGGACCGGTTCGATCATGGCCAAGGAACTCACCGATGCTGGCATGAACGTGGTGGCGTTCGAGCGTGGCCCGGATCGCGACACGCAGCCTGATTTTTCCTATCCGCGCGTGGTGGACGAGTTGGAAGGTTCGGTGCACCGGCGCTACCTGCAGAGCCTGCACCAGGAGACCGTCACCGTGCGCCACGGCCTGTCGGACACGGCCGTGCCCTACCGGCAGATGGGTTCGTTCAAGCCCGGCACGGGCGTGGGCGGGGCGGGCAGCCACTGGTCGGGCTGCCATTTCCGCCCGCTGCCCGAAGACATGAAGCTGCGTACCAACGTCGAGCAGCGGTACGGGAAGAAGTTCATTCCCGAGGACATGACGATCCAGGATTTCCCGATCACCTATCAGGATCTGGAACCGCACCTGGACATGTTCGAAAAGGTCTGCGGCACCTCCGGCAAGGCCGGCAACCTGGGCGGACAGCTCCAGGCGGGCGGCAATCCTTTCGAGGGCGCACGCTCCAGCGAGTATCCGCTGCCGCCGAACCCGAACTACCTGGGTGCCGAATGGTTCTACAAGGCCGCGCGCGAGATGGGCTGGGACCCGTATCCGATCCCGGCGTCCAATGCGTCGCGCTCCTACGTCAATCCGTATGGCTGCCAGATGGGGCCGTGCAATTTCTGCGGCTTCTGCAGTGACTACGGTTGCCTGAACTACTCCAAGGGCACGCCGAACGTCTGCGTGCTGCCGGCGGTGCGCCGCAGCGGTCGCTTCGAGCTGCGCGCGCATTCGCAGGTGCTCAAGGTCAACCTGGACAGCACCGGCAAGAAGGCCACCGGCGTGACCTACCTGGATGCGCAGGGCCGCGAGACCGTGCAGGAAGCCGATCTGGTCCTGTTGTGCGCGTTCTCGCTGTACAACGTGCACCTGATGCTGGTGTCGGGCATCGGCACGCCGTACGACCCTGAAAGCAACACCGGCACCATCGGTCGCAATTATTCCTACCAGAACCTCAACCGCGTGGTGTTGTTCTTCGGCAAGGAGGTGCAGGCCAACGGCTTCATCGGCAACGGCGGCGCCGGTACCACGATGGACAACCTCAACGGCAAGCAGCTGGACAACGCGGCGGCGGGGTTCGTCGGCGGCGGCATCATCTGGGCGCGCCAGCCGGGCGCCGGCCCGGTGCGTGGCATCAACGTGCCGCCGGGCACGCCGGCCTGGGGCAGCCAGTGGAAACAGGCTGCGGCCGATGCGTTCCGTCATTCGTTCTATTACGAAGTGCAGGGCGCGTGCATGTCCTACCGCCAGCACTACCTGAGCCTGGACCCGACCTACAAGGATGGCTTCGGGCGGCCGCTGCTGCGCATGAACTTCGACTGGCACGACAACGAGATCAAGGCCTCGCAGTTCCTGGTGGACAAGGCGCTGCAGATGAGCAAGTTGCTCGATCCGCAGGCGTTGTCCGGCGATGCCAAGAAGCCGGGTACGCACTACAACATCACCAACTACCAGAGCACCCACACCTGCGGCGGCGCGATCATGGGCGACGACCCCAAGACCTCGGCGCTCAATCGCTACCTGCAGAGCTGGGATGTGCCGAACGTGTTCGTGATCGGTGCCAATGCCTTCCCGCAGAACAACGGCTACAACCCCACCGGGTTGGTCGGTGGCCTGGCGTACTGGGCGGCGGCGGCGATCCGCGAGCAGTACCTCAAGTCACCCGGTCCGCTGGTCCAGGCGTAAGGAGGCCACCATGAAGAAGTTCCTGCTGACCGTGGTGGCGCTGGCGGTGATCGTGCTGATCGCCGCGCTGGTCTATGCCTTCATTCCCACCAGCACGCCGGCCATCGCCGGCGGCGAACCGGCCGCCAGCGATGCCGCGCTGATCGAACAAGGGCGTTACCTGGCTGCGGCCGGCGACTGCACCGCCTGCCACACCGCGGCCGGCGGCCAGCCGTTCGCCGGCGGGCTGCCGATCGCCTCGCCCATCGGCACGATCTACAGCACCAACATCACCCCGGATGCGGATACCGGCATCGGCCAGTATTCGCTGGACGACTTCGACCGCGCGGTGCGCCACGGCATCACCCCGGCCGGCGGCACGCTGTATCCGGCGATGCCGTATCCCTCGTACGCACGCATGACCGATGCCGACGTGCGCGCGCTGTACGCGTACTTCAAGCACGGCGTGCCGGCGGTCAAGGCGCAGAACCGCGGGACCGACATCCCCTGGCCGCTGTCGATGCGCTGGCCGCTGGCGATCTGGCGCAAGACCTTCGCGCCGGATCCGCACGCCACCGGATTCGATGCTACCGCCTACACCGATCCGCAGATCGCCCGTGGCGCGTACCTGGTGCAGGGCCTGGGCCATTGCGGCAGCTGCCACACCCCGCGTGCGCAGACCTTGCAGGAGCTTGCGCTGAGCGAACACGGCGACAAGGGCACTGCCTATCTGTCCGGTGGCCAGGTGATCGACGGCTGGGTCGCGGTGAACCTGCGCGGCAACGCGGCCGATGGCCTGGGTGACTGGTCGCAGCAGGACATCGTCGACACGCTCAAGACCGCGCGCAATCCGCATGCGGCCGTGGTCGGCAACGCGATGGCCGATGTGGTCGAACACAGCACCCAGCACCTGAGCGATGCCGATCTCAAGGCGATGGCCGCTTACCTGAAGACGCTGCCTGCCTCGACCGGCGACGCATCCGCGTTCAAGGCCGACCCGGCCACCGCGACCGCGCTGCAGTCCGGCATCAACGACAGCCGCGGTGCCGAGCTGTACGTGGACAACTGCGCCGCCTGCCATCGCACCGATGCCGAAGGCTATCCCCATGCCTTCCCGAGGGTGGCAGGCAACCCAAGCGTGCTGGCCCCGGACCCGACCACGCTGGTGCGGCTGATCCTGGCCGGCAGCGCGCTGCCCTCCACCCAGGCCGCGCCGTCCAACCTGGGCATGCCCGGCTTCGCCTGGCGCCTGAGCGACGAGGAGGTGGCCAAGCTTGGAACCTTCGTGCGCAACAGCTGGGGCAACAAGGCGCCGGAGGTCAGCGTGGCCCAGGTCAAGGCGGTACGCGACAGCCTGGCCAAGGACGGCGCGCCGCACGATCCAGCCCAGACCGATCCTGGCGGCAAGTAGTCCAGCGGCGGCATGCACCACCCACGCAACGCCCGGTCCGCCGGGCGTTGCGGTTTCCGCCTGACGGGATTGTCAGCGCCGCGTCAGGAAGGCGATGGGGGCCGGCGGACAGAATCGGTGCCACTCCCTGACGTTCCGATCGCTGCCCTGGCGGCGCTGTCCGGTCGTTCCGGGTTGAATGCCGCGCACGTCGTTTCCGGCGTCCGTGGAGTGGATTTGCCACCGCCGCAGGCGCCCCCGCGTCTGCACGCCTGAACGGACCTTCGCCGCATGAGCCAAGTCGCAACGCCGTACCATGACGCCATGAAACTGCTGATCATCGAGGACGAGCCCAAGACCGCCGGCTACCTGACCCGGGGCCTGGGCGAAGAGGGCTACAGCGTCGATCACGCCGCCAACGGTGTCGATGGCCTGCACCTGGCGCTGACCGGCGACTACGACGCGGTGGTCCTGGACATCATGCTGCCGGGCATGGACGGCCTGCAGGTGATGCAGTCGCTGCGCGCCCAGCGCGATACGCCGGTGATCATGCTGACCGCGCGCGACCAGGTGGACGATCGTCTGCGCGGCCTTGGCGCCGGTGCCGACGATTACCTGGTCAAGCCGTTCTCGTTCCTGGAACTGCTGGCCCGCGTGCAGGCCATCACCCGCCGTGGCCGCGCGCATGAATCCACCCAGATCCAGGTCGGCGACCTGCACATCGACCTGCTGGCCCGTCGCGCCACCCGTCGCGGCCGCCGCCTGAACCTGTCGGCCAAGG
Proteins encoded in this window:
- a CDS encoding gluconate 2-dehydrogenase subunit 3 family protein, with amino-acid sequence MSASDDDATSVSPSRRRFFQGLTLIPFAAALPGCSDDKNGSTANAATARSRPEDFKPSFFSAAEFAFVVAACDRLIPHDEVGPGAVESGVPEFLDKHMQTPYANGAIWYMQGPFVEAAKEFGYQGKLPLRDLLRVGIAAMDAHCRQAFDGKTFSGLETAQQEALLKDAEAGKLELEGISSKTFFSYFLGEVKNGYFADPVHGGNKDMGAWKMIGYPGMRADYMDWVEVRDKPYPLGPVDLAGRRG
- a CDS encoding carboxymuconolactone decarboxylase family protein is translated as MLDWQSYRGQLAQRIGEIGHLSPDTIRGYRGLSQAGEKANLLGAKTRELIALAVGVTRQCDGCIAVHTAAAIKAGATQEEIAEALGVAIAVNAGAALVYSSRVMDALATTDAA
- a CDS encoding cytochrome c, whose translation is MKKFLLTVVALAVIVLIAALVYAFIPTSTPAIAGGEPAASDAALIEQGRYLAAAGDCTACHTAAGGQPFAGGLPIASPIGTIYSTNITPDADTGIGQYSLDDFDRAVRHGITPAGGTLYPAMPYPSYARMTDADVRALYAYFKHGVPAVKAQNRGTDIPWPLSMRWPLAIWRKTFAPDPHATGFDATAYTDPQIARGAYLVQGLGHCGSCHTPRAQTLQELALSEHGDKGTAYLSGGQVIDGWVAVNLRGNAADGLGDWSQQDIVDTLKTARNPHAAVVGNAMADVVEHSTQHLSDADLKAMAAYLKTLPASTGDASAFKADPATATALQSGINDSRGAELYVDNCAACHRTDAEGYPHAFPRVAGNPSVLAPDPTTLVRLILAGSALPSTQAAPSNLGMPGFAWRLSDEEVAKLGTFVRNSWGNKAPEVSVAQVKAVRDSLAKDGAPHDPAQTDPGGK
- a CDS encoding TonB-dependent receptor, whose protein sequence is MASSSAWGQRASTLRAPVARRLVSACCLALLSMQAQAQQQSEAPASATDSIAQQDAKTLDSVKVTGIRAAIANAVEKKNEATSIVETISAEDIGKLPDVSIADSISRLPGLATQRVDGRSQVINIRGMSEQFAGTLLNGREQVSTGDSRGVEFDQYPSELINAVTVYKTPDAALIGQGLSGTVDLQTIRPLDLSERRVVFGGQGEYNSLGNVSADGKDKGYRASASYVDQFADDTIGVALGVARLNSPFQEQHYKSWWWADLDRVDWDGPYQTGRPLNAIALQGDEAWVKSRDLQRDGVMGVFEFKPNDRFHSILDLYYSKFDQDETTHGLMWSNDSSFVGDAGGVTYSNAQTTDVNGYPVVTSGTLNGVQPVVRNDSNRRQDKLFSVGWNNEFKVTESGALTADLSYSRAKRDQSALELYAGRLGPQSVDFNIKTTPGYSQFGLPDMADPDAVYLWDPQLYNHDGRLEISEQKDTIKAGRLNWTQQLDNAVIRSVDIGANFNKRTKEKVADVYFAFLPGEDRTPTLVDPSLLYSPTSLGFVGMGDILSFNPRALLNQYYDVTLSESNDDLRKDFIVEEKVNTFYVRANIDMDLTDTIRVRGNAGMQYITSDQSSTGFNAANNSVLGSQTLGKQYSDFLPSVNLIFDFGEGWLIRAAAAKTLMRPPINYLSADSSAGVATTGAEMGLWSGSGGNPLLEPYRAMAFDLSFEKYFGEGSYVGLALFRKNLQTYIYRQNLEWDFSGYTPDPDAPTPISNIGTFTTWANGKGGYMRGAELSTALAGNLISDALDGFGAQVNVSYTESSIDPDPNDDSAGTDTIPGLSKIVANATLYYEKHGLGARVSQRYRDGYRGEYSALFGQRQYRNTLSERTTDLQLSYAFADTSRLKGLSLLFQVNNLTDEPFRTEVSESTGTGLFFPEEYTQYGRQYMLGFRYEL
- a CDS encoding GMC family oxidoreductase, with product MANTKPKVDVIVVGLGWTGSIMAKELTDAGMNVVAFERGPDRDTQPDFSYPRVVDELEGSVHRRYLQSLHQETVTVRHGLSDTAVPYRQMGSFKPGTGVGGAGSHWSGCHFRPLPEDMKLRTNVEQRYGKKFIPEDMTIQDFPITYQDLEPHLDMFEKVCGTSGKAGNLGGQLQAGGNPFEGARSSEYPLPPNPNYLGAEWFYKAAREMGWDPYPIPASNASRSYVNPYGCQMGPCNFCGFCSDYGCLNYSKGTPNVCVLPAVRRSGRFELRAHSQVLKVNLDSTGKKATGVTYLDAQGRETVQEADLVLLCAFSLYNVHLMLVSGIGTPYDPESNTGTIGRNYSYQNLNRVVLFFGKEVQANGFIGNGGAGTTMDNLNGKQLDNAAAGFVGGGIIWARQPGAGPVRGINVPPGTPAWGSQWKQAAADAFRHSFYYEVQGACMSYRQHYLSLDPTYKDGFGRPLLRMNFDWHDNEIKASQFLVDKALQMSKLLDPQALSGDAKKPGTHYNITNYQSTHTCGGAIMGDDPKTSALNRYLQSWDVPNVFVIGANAFPQNNGYNPTGLVGGLAYWAAAAIREQYLKSPGPLVQA
- a CDS encoding glycoside hydrolase family 30 beta sandwich domain-containing protein, yielding MSAAAPARQAQVWLTTNNHQYALAPMAPATFGNGQDLPLAIDIAPLDQRQAMVGFGASITDASALLIQNLQPEARANLLQELFGRQGDGIGLSFARLTIGASDFSRSHYSLDDSPGNAPDPQLAHFSIAPNLADVVPVTRAALAINPDLKVMASPWSAPAWMKSNRNLIQGTLDPAAYDAFARYLLKYVDAYAEEGIPIWALTVQNEPDFEPASYPGMRFNAPARARFIGEHLGPLLAARGAAAPLLFDWDHNWSKPHEPLGVLNDPKASRYVNAVAWHCYEGTPDAQSPVHAAFPDKDVYMTECSGGAWEPLISGGLTLQARRLIIESVRHDARGVLFWNLALDQDGGPHTGGCDTCRGVVDIDTRTGTITRTDEYYALAHASRFVPPGAHRVGSSDEVDGVDNVAFINPDGGRVLVVTNSAPLPRTFSVREGDATFRYTLPGKSLATFTWSP
- a CDS encoding Hsp70 family protein, which gives rise to MKLGIDFGTSNSAAAAVVDGAIVPVQFGADAQFKTSVYFPEVMREPEDFTLTSAQEYQLDQLIDAGRRDAQLSGHARTEEALRAAALRVVRREWMEAQMREPRSSAALLQNAVYGEDALDAYFAEGEGNLVQSPKSMLGYDLHPRAKQTITGIATHILEHIRLTAQRQLGQPVRAATLGRPVQFRSSMGDAGNVQALDILHAAALAAGFDAVDFLEEPSAAAMRHHAASDARHEVVVVDIGGGTTDVAHADVGGDEAPRVRRAWGIARGGTDIDLALSLAGFMPLFGRGQTRVPNHHYTDAATVHDLARQRDFARVRFGDKVPQPFRNRLHALQETSNTARLSRNVERSKIALSATATHVADLGYIEPGLRAELQAEGLATAAGGFLGEMTVLLDQVAADIGHDPEAVFLTGGMSRAPYVREAVAAAFPRSRMVHGDPSFGVVQGLALAAARGN